The following are from one region of the Segatella oris genome:
- a CDS encoding DUF3408 domain-containing protein, translating to MEKKKTTDEEHDLLYYLGGNEEDTSSKTTEQKDILIPKWEEVRKQEKRAPINQSGIPSENSEHEQHVVSSQDAVPSQHTENTAVQRRISAKMRKETLEAYKQAYLVPTKLIGRKAVYLSRETQERADFIVRRLGDRGSNLSSFVENIVRLHLEEYGEDIEKWRRL from the coding sequence ATGGAAAAGAAGAAAACAACAGACGAGGAGCATGACCTCTTATATTACCTGGGTGGTAACGAAGAAGATACTTCTTCAAAGACAACTGAACAAAAAGACATACTTATCCCTAAATGGGAAGAGGTCAGGAAGCAGGAAAAAAGAGCACCTATAAACCAGTCGGGTATTCCATCGGAGAACTCGGAACATGAGCAGCATGTTGTATCATCACAGGATGCAGTGCCATCACAGCACACAGAGAACACAGCCGTTCAAAGACGCATCAGCGCCAAGATGAGAAAGGAAACGCTTGAAGCCTACAAGCAAGCCTATCTTGTTCCAACCAAATTGATAGGCCGAAAGGCGGTCTATCTGAGCAGGGAGACACAGGAGCGGGCGGACTTCATCGTGCGCAGATTGGGCGACAGGGGCAGCAACCTTTCAAGTTTTGTGGAGAACATCGTGCGCCTTCATCTGGAGGAATATGGTGAGGATATAGAGAAATGGAGAAGATTGTAA
- a CDS encoding relaxase/mobilization nuclease domain-containing protein yields the protein MIGKCKAIAHGSTALDYIFREGKLGNRLAFHNLCSRESKAIYEEMKVVGDYNTRCRNKFLRIEIGIAPQDEKKLSVSELAQIAHLFAKKMGLDNHQWVAVTHKDTDNRHIHIIANRISLYGEVYDTTFVSNRAARVAEDISREKGLTIAKEVKAERKHQKAKVNPTREEAKKELQGICYSLLDKYKGTGITGHSMFLYELNKQGVTIERMKNKQGKVYGLKFSYRGQSFKASEVGREFGYRSLQKNFEAGKKADTNISDQVIRKSSKHTDTKDAGYQLVPPSRSYSPPPTKETPKIAQTIRDMADAAISTADDLVEGVGGMITPTTHGDDYAETAWQRKLRNQANRKKKRGRGL from the coding sequence ATGATAGGAAAGTGTAAGGCGATAGCACACGGAAGTACTGCATTGGACTATATCTTCAGAGAGGGCAAGCTGGGTAATCGGCTTGCCTTCCATAACCTTTGTAGCAGAGAATCAAAGGCTATTTACGAGGAAATGAAGGTAGTCGGCGACTACAATACCCGATGCAGGAACAAGTTCCTGCGCATTGAAATCGGCATCGCACCACAGGACGAGAAGAAACTATCAGTTTCTGAACTTGCCCAAATAGCCCATCTGTTTGCCAAGAAAATGGGACTTGACAACCATCAGTGGGTGGCAGTAACGCACAAGGATACAGACAACAGGCATATCCACATCATCGCCAACCGCATCAGTCTGTACGGTGAGGTATATGATACCACTTTTGTGAGCAACAGGGCAGCAAGGGTGGCGGAGGACATTAGCAGGGAGAAAGGCTTGACCATCGCAAAGGAGGTCAAGGCGGAGAGAAAACACCAAAAGGCAAAAGTCAATCCCACAAGGGAGGAAGCAAAGAAAGAACTGCAAGGGATATGCTATAGCCTGCTTGATAAATACAAAGGTACAGGCATCACGGGACATTCCATGTTCCTCTATGAGTTGAACAAGCAAGGAGTAACCATAGAACGCATGAAAAACAAGCAGGGCAAGGTATATGGCTTGAAGTTCTCATACAGAGGACAATCTTTCAAGGCATCGGAAGTAGGCAGAGAGTTTGGCTACCGTTCTTTGCAAAAGAACTTCGAGGCAGGTAAGAAAGCCGATACGAATATATCTGACCAAGTAATACGCAAATCGTCAAAGCATACAGATACTAAGGATGCTGGCTATCAACTCGTACCCCCAAGCCGTTCATACAGTCCACCACCAACTAAGGAAACGCCAAAAATCGCACAAACTATAAGAGATATGGCAGATGCAGCCATCAGCACAGCCGATGATTTGGTGGAGGGAGTAGGCGGAATGATTACGCCAACTACACATGGCGATGACTATGCCGAGACCGCATGGCAGCGCAAGCTCAGAAACCAAGCTAACAGAAAGAAGAAGCGAGGGAGAGGATTATAG
- a CDS encoding VapE domain-containing protein: MKNEADKSRMKTTGNSTERRGNTSKNSEIETYLRTHYAFRYNTVLGRTEYRSYKDAGSRFTKVGRYEINSLRRKLDFDVGIVTSSDNLYSIIESSFSPRINPIQEYFKALPTVDASEVLRKIEIGQGAIANLASCVTVRNAEKWLPYLTKWLVAVVANTMDDRECRNHTCLVLTGEQGKFKTTFLDLLCPSALHGYSYTGKIYPQEKDTLTYIGQNLIVNIDDQLKALNKRDENELKNLITCPMVKYRMPYDKYVEEHPHLASFVASVNGNDFLTDPTGSRRFLPFEVLSIDIERAKAISMDAVYTEAKVLLNSGFRYWFDDDEIVELYKESEEFQVQTAEMELLLRCFEKPAEDSPHCSYMTTTEILTYLGTYTHHPLSLKHMGEALKRTGFEKVSRRRDGGSPIYVYKVRKILPCPLLGSCSSLM; encoded by the coding sequence ATGAAAAATGAAGCAGATAAAAGCAGAATGAAAACAACTGGCAATTCTACCGAACGCAGGGGAAACACCTCCAAGAACAGCGAGATAGAAACCTATCTCCGGACGCACTATGCGTTCAGGTACAACACCGTGCTGGGCAGAACAGAATACCGTAGCTATAAAGATGCAGGCAGTCGTTTCACAAAAGTAGGTCGCTATGAAATCAACTCTCTCCGTAGGAAACTTGACTTCGACGTGGGTATCGTTACATCGTCCGACAACCTCTATTCCATCATTGAAAGCAGCTTTTCACCACGCATCAATCCCATACAGGAATACTTCAAGGCTTTGCCAACGGTTGATGCTTCGGAAGTACTGCGCAAGATAGAGATAGGTCAAGGCGCAATCGCCAATCTCGCTTCGTGTGTTACCGTCCGCAACGCTGAAAAATGGCTGCCGTACCTCACCAAGTGGCTCGTGGCAGTGGTTGCCAACACCATGGACGACCGAGAGTGTCGTAACCACACCTGCCTTGTACTGACAGGAGAACAGGGAAAGTTCAAGACAACGTTCCTTGACCTGCTCTGTCCTTCTGCCCTTCACGGTTACAGTTACACGGGTAAGATATATCCTCAGGAGAAGGACACGCTCACCTATATCGGGCAGAACCTCATCGTAAACATTGACGACCAGCTCAAAGCCCTCAACAAGCGGGACGAGAATGAACTGAAGAACCTTATCACCTGCCCGATGGTCAAATACCGTATGCCCTACGACAAGTATGTGGAGGAACATCCACACCTGGCGAGCTTCGTGGCTTCGGTGAACGGCAACGATTTCCTGACTGATCCCACGGGCAGCCGACGATTCCTGCCCTTTGAGGTGCTATCCATTGATATAGAACGAGCAAAGGCTATTTCTATGGATGCCGTCTATACCGAAGCCAAAGTCCTGCTAAACTCAGGCTTCCGATATTGGTTTGACGATGATGAGATAGTGGAGTTATACAAAGAGAGCGAGGAATTTCAGGTGCAGACCGCAGAAATGGAACTCCTGCTACGTTGCTTTGAGAAGCCTGCGGAGGATAGTCCCCACTGCTCCTATATGACCACAACGGAGATACTTACCTACTTAGGTACCTATACACATCATCCATTGTCCTTAAAACACATGGGCGAAGCCTTGAAAAGGACAGGCTTTGAGAAAGTGAGCAGGAGGCGTGACGGTGGCAGTCCCATCTATGTGTACAAAGTAAGGAAGATACTACCCTGTCCCCTGCTTGGTAGTTGTAGTAGCCTGATGTAG
- a CDS encoding plasmid mobilization protein, giving the protein MNKYRRKATQWQQKDNEEKQMNKTEFIKVRCTLEEKQRIKAKAESTGRKFSEYCREILLNGEVVAVPKMTDNEKEAIAVLHRTGMYYAQVSNLIRIKDESWVPITKNLSICAKEAFKRFFDPHFRIGDDIYKVLNLPRYDRKV; this is encoded by the coding sequence ATGAATAAATACAGAAGAAAAGCTACCCAATGGCAGCAGAAGGACAATGAAGAAAAGCAGATGAACAAGACGGAGTTCATCAAGGTTAGGTGTACTTTGGAGGAGAAGCAGCGCATCAAGGCAAAGGCAGAAAGCACAGGGCGGAAGTTCTCCGAGTACTGCCGTGAGATTCTTTTGAATGGTGAAGTGGTAGCCGTTCCCAAGATGACCGACAATGAAAAGGAAGCCATTGCCGTACTCCACCGAACGGGAATGTACTACGCACAGGTTTCCAACCTCATCAGGATAAAGGACGAGTCATGGGTGCCGATAACCAAGAACCTTTCGATATGTGCCAAAGAAGCATTTAAGCGTTTTTTCGACCCTCACTTCCGCATTGGTGACGATATATATAAGGTCTTAAATCTGCCGAGATATGATAGGAAAGTGTAA
- a CDS encoding toprim domain-containing protein: MKEDLSLIKRYPIVEYLERKGIKPVRRTPAYALYRSPLREETHPSFKVDTEKNLWIDYAEGRGGSIIDLCMRMERCSLSEAIRLLGRNAPDTTCSPRMVCVHGTSNQESIGQATSANGTRRLTGISDTLPPHLQDYLMKERYIDLAKAKPFLKCISYEVRGQHYQAIGFANQSGGYELRDSGSFKGTIAPKDITPIFMDRSRNKVTDKIQPVCVFEGFMDFLSFLSMKEEVTSACLVLNSVSNVARAIRYLNDRHLTHIRAFLDNDDAGRKATNDFIRAGFKVEDMSVHYGRFKDLNEYHIHRVRGQQKRQSLNTLQPQTNSIKTKQVKYKMR; this comes from the coding sequence ATGAAAGAAGATTTATCACTCATCAAGCGATACCCCATCGTGGAGTATCTTGAAAGGAAAGGCATCAAGCCTGTACGCAGGACACCAGCCTATGCCCTTTATCGCTCACCGCTTAGGGAGGAAACGCATCCGAGCTTCAAGGTGGACACGGAGAAGAACCTCTGGATAGATTATGCCGAGGGACGTGGCGGAAGCATCATCGACCTCTGTATGCGCATGGAGCGATGCAGCCTGTCGGAAGCCATCCGCCTTTTGGGGCGGAACGCTCCCGATACAACGTGCAGTCCTCGTATGGTATGTGTACATGGCACTTCCAATCAGGAAAGTATTGGACAGGCTACATCGGCAAACGGGACAAGGAGACTGACAGGCATATCAGACACCTTGCCGCCACATTTGCAGGACTACCTCATGAAAGAACGCTACATTGATTTGGCAAAGGCAAAGCCATTCCTCAAATGTATCAGCTATGAGGTAAGGGGGCAGCATTATCAAGCCATCGGCTTCGCCAATCAGTCGGGTGGCTATGAGCTTCGGGACAGCGGCTCGTTCAAGGGAACGATTGCCCCGAAGGACATTACCCCTATATTCATGGATAGGTCGAGAAATAAGGTGACTGACAAAATACAACCGGTCTGTGTGTTCGAGGGCTTCATGGACTTCCTTTCTTTCCTTTCAATGAAAGAAGAAGTAACGAGTGCCTGTCTTGTGCTGAACTCCGTAAGCAACGTTGCAAGGGCTATCCGCTATCTGAACGACAGACACCTAACCCATATCCGTGCCTTCCTTGACAATGACGATGCTGGACGGAAAGCAACCAATGATTTCATCAGGGCAGGTTTCAAGGTGGAGGATATGTCCGTGCATTACGGACGGTTCAAAGACCTCAACGAGTACCATATCCACAGGGTGCGTGGACAGCAGAAAAGACAATCACTGAATACATTACAACCGCAAACCAATTCTATCAAGACAAAACAAGTTAAATATAAAATGAGATAA